In Gimesia benthica, a single window of DNA contains:
- a CDS encoding FHA domain-containing serine/threonine-protein kinase: MSKPQDVPSFLELLRESHLLSEDKVRAVIEEFDLESAEKPKEAAQRLVTGKVLTRYQGERLLAGRKRGFFIDKYKVLEVLGFGGMGSLYLAEHLETKEPVALKVLNDKCRNDAGMLTRLKLEASAGSRLDHPHIVRTISYEGSGAVCYIAMEFIKGISLLELVLLKQRSLPSPQVCDVIAQAALGLEEAHQAGIIHRDLKPENLIIDSQGYVKVLDFGLALLKDNPDAEFSLSMIFGHGCVGTPEYIAPEQSREGTTVDARADVYGLGGTMYFLLTGKLPFPKGTAAQKIQAHREQAPRSIAEIAPAIPAEVVAIVEKMMAKDPEDRYQSMAEVAAALEPFAERQPVEFRFNKVVSQRVQQAKARSAIAQSSIVKPQLSSRIATASHVAEQARQQQKADGIERLTRGESDISKSGILRHGVPAESTDNMAQEASDALVKDFQPIELIDLDDKRRFPIFKQRVTLGRNPTCDIQIDRPGISGNHCEFHYENTGWVVTDLKSKNGTEVDGRRIQEQILFPGNTLSLAASYHFRVASPNQYVQKNKKKPMLIAASVLAGICLIAGIGYWLLS, translated from the coding sequence ATGTCGAAACCACAAGACGTACCGTCATTTCTGGAATTACTGCGGGAGAGCCATCTGCTCTCGGAAGACAAAGTTCGCGCCGTCATTGAAGAATTCGACCTGGAATCCGCCGAAAAGCCCAAGGAGGCCGCTCAACGTCTCGTCACCGGGAAAGTCTTGACGCGTTACCAGGGCGAACGCCTGCTGGCCGGCCGTAAACGTGGTTTCTTCATCGACAAATACAAAGTGTTGGAAGTCCTCGGTTTCGGCGGCATGGGCAGTCTGTATCTCGCGGAGCATCTGGAGACGAAGGAACCGGTCGCCCTCAAGGTCCTCAATGACAAATGCCGCAACGACGCGGGCATGCTGACCCGGCTCAAACTGGAAGCCTCAGCCGGATCGCGTCTGGATCACCCCCACATTGTCCGCACGATCTCCTATGAAGGATCAGGGGCCGTCTGTTACATCGCGATGGAATTCATCAAAGGCATCAGCCTGCTGGAACTGGTCCTGCTCAAACAGAGATCGCTCCCTTCTCCCCAGGTCTGCGACGTCATCGCCCAGGCCGCTCTGGGGCTGGAAGAAGCTCATCAGGCAGGCATCATCCACCGCGACCTCAAACCGGAAAACCTGATCATCGATTCCCAGGGTTATGTCAAAGTACTCGACTTTGGTCTGGCCCTGCTCAAAGACAATCCCGATGCGGAATTCTCACTCTCGATGATCTTCGGGCATGGCTGTGTCGGGACCCCCGAATACATTGCCCCCGAGCAGTCCCGCGAAGGCACCACCGTTGATGCCCGGGCCGATGTTTACGGACTGGGTGGTACGATGTATTTCCTCCTGACCGGTAAACTCCCCTTCCCCAAAGGGACCGCTGCTCAGAAAATTCAGGCCCACCGCGAACAGGCTCCCCGGTCGATCGCCGAAATCGCACCCGCGATCCCTGCTGAAGTCGTCGCAATCGTCGAAAAGATGATGGCCAAGGATCCCGAGGATCGTTATCAGTCGATGGCAGAAGTCGCCGCGGCCCTGGAACCATTCGCCGAACGTCAGCCAGTCGAATTCCGCTTCAATAAAGTTGTCTCGCAGCGGGTTCAGCAGGCCAAGGCCCGCAGTGCGATCGCTCAGTCGAGTATCGTCAAGCCGCAGCTTTCTTCGCGGATCGCGACCGCCAGTCATGTTGCCGAACAAGCCAGGCAGCAACAGAAAGCAGATGGCATCGAACGCCTGACCCGCGGCGAATCGGACATCTCCAAAAGTGGCATCCTCCGTCATGGGGTTCCCGCCGAATCGACAGACAACATGGCACAGGAAGCCTCGGATGCCCTGGTCAAAGACTTTCAACCAATTGAATTGATCGACCTCGACGATAAACGCAGGTTCCCGATCTTTAAACAGCGGGTCACCCTCGGCCGGAATCCGACCTGCGATATCCAGATTGATCGACCCGGCATTTCGGGCAATCACTGCGAATTTCACTACGAGAACACCGGCTGGGTTGTTACCGACCTCAAAAGCAAAAACGGCACCGAGGTCGACGGACGACGGATTCAGGAACAGATCCTCTTCCCCGGCAACACTCTGTCACTGGCCGCCAGCTATCACT